In a single window of the Rhizoctonia solani chromosome 16, complete sequence genome:
- a CDS encoding ABC transporter, which produces MGRWYTPFAYTSGFVLSDDEVFDLAKDLGFDFVPSPSAHKLDVAICLHNASRSISLYMASKDEHLKPYNLQGVLLGQPSPDCWNPPGCFIIPTIRNYKKNDTDPETDENTQKVKAAILGVGVPEKYLCHFKTYPNEKHPTTLVGILPPPVSRSPTGPDSGIRLKVPPFENTFKAQVHSRDSGEDDEDIDDNVEELAARIEKLKQRMQVALEKQKKRENTFPQVTVSNNQPRDPSPPLENPELSVGTPAQSSEDDGEDDDIQWLGTLSHNIGGPEHPEPLVGAPVQSSEDDSEEDDIQWLGTSSDNSEGPEHPDPPNTSATHTILEEPVILPRKRRLSEIYSGPESSARGALRNVKRKLLEDTDEETRTAYTKEYR; this is translated from the exons ATGGGTAGATGGTATACACCGTTCGCATATACCAGCGGCTTTGTCTTAAGTGACGACGAGGTGTTCGACCTCGCCAAGGACCTGGGCTTCGACTTTGTCCCGTCCCCCTCCGCACATAAACTCGACGTAGCAATTTGCCTCCACAATGCTTCGCGCAGCATCAGCTTATACATGGCAAGCAAAGACGAACATCTTAAGCCATATAACCTTCAGGGAGTTTTACTTGGTCAGCCTTCACCAGATTGCTGGAATCCTCCCGGTTGCTTCATTATACCGACTATACGTAACTACAAAAAGAACGACACCGATCCTGAAACAGATGAGAACACGCAGAAAGTCAAAGCAGCAATATTGGGTGTAGGTGTACCCGAGAAGTATCTCTGCCACTTTAAGACTTATCCAAACGAGAAACACCCCACCACCCTTGTTGGCATACTTCCACCTCCTGTTTCACGCTCGCCTACGGGTCCTGACTCTGGAATACGCCTCAAGGTACCACCTTTTGAGAATACGTTCAAGGCGCAGGTCCATAGCAGGGACAGCGGCGAAGATGACGAAGACATAGACGATAACGTGGAAGAATTAGCTGCAAGGATAGAGAAGCTCAAGCAACGGATGCAGGTTGCACTTGAAAAACAGAAAAAGCGAGAAAATACGTTCCCCCAAGTCACCGTTTCGAACAACCAGCCTCGGGATCCAAGTCCCCCCTTGGAAAACCCTGAGCTCTCAGTGGGCACGCCGGCACAATCGAGCGAGGACGATGGCGAAGACGATGATATACAATGGCTAGGTACATTGTCCCATAATATTGGAGGTCCCGAACATCCCGAGCCCCTGGTGGGCGCGCCGGTCCAGTCGAGCGAGGACGATAGTGAAGAAGATGATATACAATGGCTAGGTACATCGTCCGATAATAGCGAAGGTCCCGAACATCCTGATCCTCCTAATACATCGGCCACTCATACAATCCTTGAGGAGCCAGTAATACTTCCCAGGAAGCGCAGACTATCTGAGATATATA GCGGCCCAGAATCGAGTGCGAGAGGAGCACTGCGTAATGTTAAGCGGAAGCTACTAGAAGACACCGAtgaagagacaag GACCGCATATACGAAGGAGTACCGCTAA
- a CDS encoding ABC transporter G family member 11 — protein sequence MSRYNSGIASDPATAVPSRAPSETIDMQDTEKHQHQNTGINVHNAEKQFNDLARRLTRQSTHHDEKGASDPDIENQQSFDLLEYLRSTSGKQNQAGFAHKHVGVTFHDLRVIGVGGVKIYVRTFPDAVKEFLLSPLYIAASLLGKKPSAPKTILHSFNGTVRPGEMVLVLGRPGSGCSSFLKTIANQRGSFLEVTGDVRYAGIGAQEFGKQFAGETVYNMEGKWDYDIHYPILTVAQTLQFALSLKSPGRRLPEQTRAQLNDEVLDMLLSMLNITHTRDTVVGNEFMRGVSGGERKRVSIAEMMATRACVLSWDNSTRGLDASTALDYAKSLRIMTDIFKLTTFVSLYQAGEGIYDQFDKVLLIDEGRQVYFGPAKEARDYMLSLGFRNLPRQTTADYLTGCTDPNERAFAEGRSEVDVPSTPDQLAEAFERSKYWSQMVAEREAVEEEWRREENEASGARGQFLQATKEEKRKHVSRKDPHVVTFLSMVKTLVWRQWLMQIQDTFSIFTSFATAIIISILSGTVYLNLPLTSAGAFTRGGVIFLALLFNALNAFSELPAMMTGRPILYKQLSYRFYRASALSVAQTITDIPLTAIRILIFSIIIYFMCGLQRSAGAFFTFYLFIYITFLAMAAFFRLIGIICQGYDMAARLAASIVTLMVVYSGYMIPVYAMKRWLFWIWYLNPVNYGFAAMMENEFYRIDMNCDGNYIIPHNVGDITKYPTTLGPNQVCTLLGASPGQSQVSGDAYIAAGFEYQKAHIWRNLGIVLLYWFGFIVLQILAMEKFQHGANAVAITIYAKETKETKELNMRLKERKASARKGQDDQNVVVTKSTKAFTWENLDYTVPVPGGTRQLLNKVFGYVKPGTLTALMGASGAGKTTLLDVLAGRKTIGVIHGDVLIGGERTGIAFQRGTAYCEQLDVHESTATVREALRFSAYLRQPYDVSKEEKDTYVEEVIALLEMEDIADAMIGQPGVGLGVEARKRVTIGVELAAKPQLLLFLDEPTSGLDGQSAYNIVRFLKKLAAGGQAILCTIHQPNALLFEQFDNLLLLQRGGECVYFGPIGKDSQHLFMLEAIGAGSRERIGPTDWAELWRQSENFARVKEEIAEIKEDAARQVAVVDPNANKKYATPFMYQLRVVSERTLTAFWRQPDYGFTRLFTHGVIALITSLTFLQLGNSTQELQYRVFSIFIATIMPAIIISQVEPMFIIARMIFIRESSSRMYSEFAFALASLWLKCPTLVYFLLFYYPTGFQYASDRAGYQFLMFLVTEVFAVTLGQMIAALTPTVFIAGLLNPFILVTFSLFCGVMIPKDSIPKFWRVWLYQLDPFTRLISGMVSTELHGLKITCSPLEFAVFQPPQGQTCLQWAGDFVNASVGYLDNPGSTSDCRYCPYEYGDDFYSGLGISFDTRWRDFGILIAFTVFNTIVTLIASRVFKFSKR from the exons ATGTCTCGTTACAACTCTGGGATCGCGTCCGACCCAGCGACGGCCGTACCCTCGCGAGCGCCGTCCGAGACCATCGATATGCAGGACACTGAAAAACATCAACACCAGAACACCGGCATCAACGTTCACAACGCTGAAAAACAGTTCAACGACCTCGCCCGTCGCTTGACTCGCCAGAGCACACACCATGACGAAAAAGGCGCCTCAGACCCTGACATCGAGAATCAGCAGTCCTTCGACCTGCTCGAGTACCTGCGCTCCACCTCAGGCAAGCAGAACCAGGCAGGTTTTGCTCACAAGCACGTCGGAGTCACCTTCCACGACCTGCGCGTAATCGGTGTCGGAGGTGTCAAGATTT ACGTGCGAACCTTTCCTGACGCCGTAAAGGAGTTCCTGCTCTCACCTCTCTATATCGCTGCATCGCTACTAGGCAAGAAGCCGAGTGCGCCAAAGACGATCTTGCACTCGTTCAATGGTACTGTCCGACCCGGCGAGATGGTTCTTGTCCTGGGACGTCCTGGGTCCGGATGCTCTTCGTTCCTCAAGACAATCGCGAACCAACGCGGTAGCTTCCTTGAGGTCACAGGTGATGTGCGGTACGCTGGGATTGGGGCTCAGGAGTTCGGCAAGCAGTTTGCTGGAGAGACTGTATACAATATGGAGGGCAAGTGGGATT ATGACATTCACTACCCGATCTTGACGGTTGCACAGACGCTTCAGTTTGCACTGAGCCTCAAGTCTCCCGGGCGGCGTCTTCCTGAACAGACTCGGGCTCAGCTCAACGATGAGGTTCTGGACATGCTTCTATCTATGCTCAATATCACCCACACCCGTGATACAGTTGTTGGTAACGAATTCATGCGCGGAGTCTCAGGAGGGGAGCGGAAGCGAGTGTCTATTGCCGAGATGATG GCAACTCGCGCATGCGTCCTGTCCTGGGACAACTCCACTCGCGGTCTCGACGCCTCCACTGCTCTCGACTATGCCAAGTCTCTTCGCATCATGACCGACATCTTCAAGCTCACCACCTTCGTCTCCCTCTACCAAGCCGGCGAGGGCATCTACGACCAGTTCGACAAGGTGCTGCTGATCGACGAAGGTCGTCAGGTGTACTTTGGACCTGCCAAGGAGGCACGGGACTATATGCTGTCGCTTGGGTTCCGCAACTTGCCTCGTCAGACGACTGCGGACTACCTTACCGGCTGCACTGACCCAAACGAGCGTGCATTTGCCGAGGGTCGGTCTGAGGTAGATGTGCCATCGACTCCGGACCAGCTTGCTGAAGCGTTCGAGCGAAGCAAGTACTGGTCGCAGATGGTTGCGGAGCGCGAAGCGGTAGAGGAGGAATGGCGACGGGAAGAGAACGAGGCGTCTGGTGCGCGAGGGCAGTTCCTGCAGGCGACGAAGGAGGAGAAGCGGAAGCATGTGTCTCGGAAGGACCCGCACGTTGTTACGTTCTTGAGCATGGTGAAGACGCTTGTGTGGCGTCAGTGGCTGATGCAGATCCAAGACACG TTCTCCATTTTCACTAGTTTTGCCACGGCTATTATCATTTCGATTCTTTCCGGTACTGTCTATCTAAACTTACCTCTCACCTCTGCTGGCGCTTTCACCCGCGGAGGAGTCATTTTTCTTGCACTCTTGTTCAACGCCCTCAATGCGTTCAGCGAACTG CCTGCCATGATGACTGGTCGACCGATCCTCTACAAACAATTGTCCTACCGCTTTTACCGAGCAAGCGCGCTATCCGTAGCACAGACCATCACTGATATTCCCCTCACTGCTATCCGaatcttgatcttctctATTATCATATATTTCATGTGTGGTCTTCAACGAAGCGCGGGCGCATTCTTTACGTTTTATCTATTCAT CTATATCACGTTCTTAGCTATGGCCGCTTTCTTCCGCCTA ATTGGTATTATCTGTCAAGGCTATGACATGGCTGCCCGTTTGGCGGCATCTATTGTTACTCTAATGGTCGTTTATTCTGGTTATATGATCCCTGTTTATGCTATGAAGCGATGGCT GTTCTGGATCTGGTATTT GAACCCTGTGAATTATGGCTTTGCTGCAATGATGGAAAACGAGTTTTACCGTATTGACATGAACTGCGACGG CAATTATATTATCCCGCATAATGTCGGAGATATTACCAAGTATCCTACCACACTCGGTCCCAACCAAGTTTGTACTCTCCTCGGGGCTTCTCCGGGACAAAGCCAGGTGTCTG GTGACGCATACATTGCGGCCGGTTTTGAATACCAGAAGGCTCACATCTGGCGTAACTTGGGGATCGTTCTGCTCTACTGGTTTGGCTTTATTGTTTTGCAGATTCTGGCTATGGAGAAATTCCA GCATGGTGCCAATGCTGTAGCGATAACTATTTATGCCAAGGAGACcaaagaaaccaaggagCTGAACATGCGCTTGAAGGAACGCAAAGCCTCGGCTCGCAAAGGGCAGGACGACCAGAATGTCGTCGTAACCAAATCAACCAAGGCTTTCACCTGGGAGAATCTTGACTACACTGTCCCTGTTCCCGGCGGCACCCGCCAGCTCCTCAACAAGGTCTTCGGCTACGTCAAGCCCGGTACTCTCACCGCTCTCATGGGTGCATCTGGAGCCGGCAAGACCACCCTGCTCGACGTCCTGGCCGGTCGCAAGACCATCGGTGTCATCCACGGTGACGTCCTCATCGGCGGCGAGCGCACTGGTATCGCCTTCCAGCGTGGCACCGCATACTGCGAGCAGCTCGACGTCCACGAGTCCACTGCCACCGTCCGCGAGGCTCTCCGCTTCTCCGCATATCTCCGCCAGCCATACGACGTCTcgaaggaagaaaaggacaCATACGTAGAGGAGGTCATTGCTCTGCTCGAGATGGAGGACATTGCCGATGCCATGATCGGCCAGCCTGGTGTCGGACTCGGTGTCGAAGCTCGCAAGCGTGTGACGATCGGTGTGGAGCTGGCAGCCAAGCCTCAGTTGCTGCTGTTCCTGGACGAGCCGACGTCGGGCCTTGACGGGCAGTCTGCGTACAACATTGTGCGGTTCCTGAAGAAGCTAGCTGCTGGTGGACAGGCGATCCTGTGCACGATCCATCAGCCTAACGCACTTCTGTTTGAGCAATTCGACAACCTGCTTCTGCTGCAGCGTGGGGGTGAATGCGTGTACTTTGGACCTATCGGCAAGGACAGTCAGCATCTG TTCATGCTGGAAGCCATCGGTGCTGGGTCTCGGGAACGGATTGGGCCGACTGACTGGGCGGAGCTATGGCGGCAGAGCGAGAACTTTGCTCGTGTGAAGGAAGAGATTGCAGAGATCAAGGAGGATGCAGCACGGCAAGTGGCAGTAGTGGATCCGAATGCGAACAAGAAGTACGCGACGCCGTTCATGTACCAGCTGAGGGTGGTATCAGAGCGCACTCTTACTGCTTTCTGGCGTCAGCCTGATTACGGCTTTACTCGCTTATTCACCCACGGCGTTATCGCTCTGATTACTAGCTTGACATTCCTGCAACTCGGCAACTCGACCCAAGAACTACAATATCGCGTGTTCTCGATTTTCATTGCAACTATCATGCCGGCTATCATTATCTCCCAAGTCGAACCGATGTTTATCATCGCGCGTATGATCTTCATTCGTGAATCCTCGTCTCGGATGTATTCCGAATTTGCATTTGCTCTGGCCAGCTTATGGCTGAAATGCCCTACTC TTGTTTACTTCCTACTGTTCTATTACCCTACTGGGTTCCAGTACGCTTCGGATCGCGCAGGGTATCAATTCTTGATGTTCTTGGTGACAGAG GTCTTCGCCGTGACTCTAGGGCAAATGATCGCTGCTTTGACCCCGACGGTCTTCATCGCGGGTCTGCTTAATCCGTTCATCCTAGTGACA TTCTCATTATTTTGCGGTGTCATGATTCCCAAGGACTCGATTCCCAAGTTTTGGCGTGTCTGGCTCTACCAACTCGACCCGTTCACGCGTTTGATTTCGGGTATGGTTTCTACCGAGTTGCATGGTCTCAAGATTACTTGCTCCCCTCTCGAGTTTGCTGTCTTCCAGCCTCCTCAGGGACAGACATGCCTTCAGTGGGCTGGAGACTTTGTCAATGCCAGTGTGGGCTACTTGGATAACCCTGGTTCCACCTCTGATT GCCGCTATTGCCCATACGAGTATGGCGATGACTTTTACAGTGGGCTTGGAATTTCGTTCGATACTCGTTGGCGAGACTTTGGAATCCTTATTGCGTTTACGGTGTTCAACACGATCGTGACACTAATCGCATCGAGGGTATTCAAGTTCTCAAAGCGATAG
- a CDS encoding phosphorylase b kinase regulatory subunit beta yields the protein MLLRQQGKEPLTGTGMLSGNTLKSSLCAFAASVTDGNAHIAGGSQPLVKSLSNQSLLAAFQEPYVGTVHKYFVEALDSYPNLPNQKKLYMRSISVVQSSGMGKSRMIDEAANLVFTIPANICKALPKGITTYPPPDVRFCAYFEYHHSKSDQLLQAEYAILLKHVFAAATARVPTVAGDWKGSKLATSWANYLKDGQTDEGVGGNRKAFYEAAVTAAEKERKLVCEDDDVLKIPGLLKMLFREMNASAEQMIHTLGPSSSADKTQCVFYFDEAHSLTEPPKIVSEVRTHSPYHNLGTVLSQLVDLPIFFVFLSAGSRLQKFAPSASDHPSLRFSKGEYLIPPFTELPFDVFTGRVLKKMKGSNEPRSLRNACTIEVMSSMGRPLWFVHHQLLEDQKKTQQGRSADAVVSMAYEKLTSGGVPSPISHAELAALSVRIGIAFDYMSPAARETESQQVERHMRVVYAIPEHREYMRTGTSSEPVLAEAASKYLHDISGDGGIAIVAPRILADNCQKGFLARGERGELCGRLLMTVAHDIALTRASYTIDPPLEDPEPMFHRPVPVLAFLRSLFASEHHDTILKATPVSDEEEGQSLEVAFKDAFVCFSHFALAEDSDMLSSKALRTALFRGMAMQAKDNQSSIDAVIPIHMGSIDQAITTETTSAINLQFKNRKHSLDCPVDRTITVADAEKPVISIVFEFGETDSTLPRIQVRHEHHRRTRSNITHPDDKHYSFVTRGFGPETYESIPAEATHYYRTILATGGLKDDFPRAKSACSWRLLRELKPTFEGTDCCGKWDS from the exons atgctgttaagacagcagggcaaggaacctttgacagggactggtatgctctcaggcaatactcttaagt CATCTCTTTGTGCTTTTGCAGCCTCAGTGACAGATGGCAATGCACATATAGCTGGGGGGTCCCAGCCGCTTGTAAAGTCTCTTAGCAACCAAA GCCTCCTAGCGGCTTTCCAGGAGCCCTATGTTGGCACTGTGCACAAGTATTTTGTTGAAGCCTTGGACTCATATCCAAATCTCCCAAACCAGAAAAAGCTTTATATGAGATCCATATCTGTTGTGCAATCTTCCGGAATGGGAAAGTCGCGTATGATAGACGAGGCAGCCAACCTTGTTTTCACTATTCCGGCAAATATTTGCAAAGCACTCCCCAAGGGAATAACAA CTTATCCTCCTCCGGATGTGCGGTTTTGTGCATACTTTGAGTATCACCACAGCAAAAGTGACCAGCTCCTCCAAGCAGAATATGCGATATTACTCAAGCACGTGTTTGCTGCTGCGACTGCCAGGGTACCTACTGTGGCTGGGGATTGGAAAGGAAGCAAACTGGCAACTTCATGGGCAAATTACCTCAAGGATGGACAAACCGATGAGGGAGTTGGGGGAAACCGCAAAGCGTTCTACGAGGCAGCAGTGACTGCTGCTGAAAAG GAAAGGAAGCTAGTTTGTGAAGATGACGACGTGTTGAAAATTCCTGGGTTGCTGAAGATGCTATTTCGGGAGATGAATGCCAGTGCCGAGCAGATGATCCATACACTGGGACCAAGCTCCTCCGCTGACAAAACCCAATGCGTGTTTTACTTTGACGAAGCACATTCCCTTACCGAACCTCCGAAAATCGTCAGCGAAGTACGCACACACAGTCCCTATCATAACCTGGGAACAGTCTTGTCGCAGCTTGTTGACCTGCCAATCTTCTTTGTTTTCTTGTCGGCTGGCAGTCGCCTGCAGAAATTTGCACCCTCGGCCAGCGACCACCCTTCACTTCGTTTTTCGAAGGGTGAATATCTTATCCCTCCATTTACCGAGCTTCCGTTCGATGTCTTTACCGGCCGAGTTCTCAAGAAGATGAAAGGCTCCAACGAGCCCCGTTCGCTTCGTAACGCATGTACAATTGAAGTGATGTCAAGCATGGGTCGTCCGCT GTGGTTCGTGCATCATCAACTGTTGGAAGACCAAAAAAAGACACAACAGGGGCGATCGGCGGACGCTGTTGTATCCATGGCCTACGAGAAACTAACCAGTGGAGGAGTCCCTTCGCCAATCTCCCATGCCGAACTTGCTGCCCTTAGCGTTCGGATTGGAATAGCCTTCGATTATATGAGCCCTGCCGCTCGCGAAACCGAGTCGCAGCAAGTCGAGCGCCACATGCGTGTCGTGTATGCTATCCCTGAGCACCGGGAATACATGCGAACTGGAACATCATCAGAGCCTGTGCTGGCTGAGGCGGCTTCAAAGTACCTTCATGATATCTCCGGGGATGGTGGGATAGCTATTGTAGCCCCCCGAATCCTGGCAGACAACTGTCAAAAGGGGTTTCTTGCGAGAGGGGAGCGAGGAGAGCTTTGCGGCCGGCTTCTGATGACAGTTGCACACGATATTGCTTTGACAAGAGCCTCTTATACAATCGACCCACCGCTGGAGGATCCCGAACCAATGTTTCATCGGCCTGTGCCTGTTCTGGCCTTTCTCCGTTCACTGTTCGCGAGCGAACACCACGACACTATCCTGAAGGCAACGCCAGTGtccgacgaagaggaaggaCAATCCTTAGAGGTCGCGTTCAAGGATGCGTTTGTTTGTTTCTCCCATTTCGCTCTTGCCGAGGACTCCGATATGCTGTCGTCCAAAGCGCTGAGGACAGCCCTGTTCCGTGGGATGGCGATGCAAGCTAAGGACAACCAGTCATCAATCGACGCGGTGATTCCGATACATATGGGGTCTATTGATCAGGCTATCACGACGGAGACCACTTCTGCAATCAACCTTCAGTTCAAGAACCGGAAGCATTCTCTCGACTGCCCTGTCGACCGCACAATCACAGTTGCTGATGCGGAGAAACCAGTGATATCGATTGTGTTCGAGTTCGGAGAGACGGACAGTACGCTTCCACGCATACAGGTTCGCCACGAACATCATCGCAGGACCCGAAGTAATATAACTCACCCCGACGATAAACACTACTCGTTTGTTACTCGCGGCTTTGGTCCAGAAACCTATGAGTCGATTCCTGCTGAAGCCACGCATTATTATCGGACCATATTGGCTACGGGTGGTCTGAAGGATGATTTCCCTCGAGCCAAGAGCGCGTGTTCGTGGAGGCTACTGAGGGAATTGAAGCCCACTTTCGAGGGTACAGACTGTTGCGGTAAATGGGACAGCTGA
- a CDS encoding Retrotransposon-derived protein PEG10 encodes MEPEPTLASLLKAIQTLTSQVGSLQAQIHTQGQQLSKLKAICKETNDLVGDKDQGGAQAKPGPSTGPITPPTYRGRSAHSRNEEEEEPRRAPKKEPCNTPKRSLSSLTPFDAGSGVKRPKMELPDPYKGDSRGRKATQWLDRMLLWVALHRDQFDEEEQMVVWILYHMTDKAADWALPIIGTIIKGKGNPPTTIPALTAKFKEAFADPDAKRAAARKIAALTQTTTTSEYVTEFRNLMAELDWNTEAYIAQFTRGLHWKVKELLSTKDNIPDNDLEAIFAALVKIDNTCRENEENRPKKVPAKSPAITATTSTTTTRVRLSEDPNYVTPEERDRRRASGLCVKCGQKGHGIKQCPNGWKATIKEAAKVAEDESGKE; translated from the exons atggaaccggagccgacccttgcctctctcctcaaggctatccaaaccctcaccagccaagttgggtccttgcaggcccaaatccacactcaaggccaacagctctccaagctcaaagccatatgcaaggaaaccaacgaccttgttggagacaaggatcagggcggagcccaagccaagcctggcccatcgactgggcctatcaccccccccacatacagggggagaagcgcacactccaggaacg aggaggaagaagaacccAGACGagctcccaaaaaagagccttgcAACACGCCTAaacggagcctcagctcccttaccccctttgatgcaGGGTCCGGCGTAAAGCgacccaaaatggagctcccagacccatacaagggagactCCAGGGGGcgaaaggcaacccagtggctagaccgAATGCTGCTGTGGGTCGCACTTCATCGAGACCAattcgatgaagaagaacaaatggttgtgtggatcctatatcacatgacagataaagctgccgactgggctcttcccattattgggaccattatcaagggcaagggaaatccCCCCACTACCAttccggccttaacggccaaattcaaagaagcattCGCGGACCCTGACGccaagagggcggccgccaggaagatagccgcgctaactcagaccacaactacgtctgagtacgtcaccgaattccgcaacctcatggcggaactcgATTGGAACACTGAAGCATACATTGCTCAGTTtacgcgcggccttcactggaaggtcaaagaactcctgtccaccaaggacaatatcccagacaatgaccttgaggccatatttgccgccttGGTCAAAATAGACAATACTTGTCGGgaaaacgaggagaaccgGCCAAAGAAGgttcctgccaagtccccggccattacggccaccacttccactaccaccaccagggtccgcctatcagaagaccccaactacgtcaccccggaagaaagggaccgtcgccgcgcgtctggcctatgcgtcaagtgcggtcaaaaagggcatggcatcaagcaatgccccaatggttggaaggcaaccATCAAGGAGGCAGCCAAGGTAGCTGAGGatgagtcgggaaaagaataa